One Haloplanus sp. GDY1 DNA window includes the following coding sequences:
- a CDS encoding ATP-binding protein: MSINILNPTGVDVATILGVLLVVDLAYAVFRSWDQFPTYGRKGRVIEAVLLTTPITWWFFAHASRTGDSLGNYQGALLLAFIAISLVFILWRITGRALYPPIAAGWLFTIPGLLIIHIVGGSIGAVAPVLDASMSDYLDATIWELAMAGGAYIALSFIDNQPEKDQFDLLNPQWDDSLPTKSASGAVSTSRSSNTPPAGQNTYGHGATGVHNSESKNHRSRPWLSDLTYDWRHSETSFDDIGGYYDLKYALREDVLKPLRAAQTGGDPFSRFGVEPERGILLYGPPGTGKTMFARALAGELDIPFVELSPADVTSMWINESSDQVKTLFSEADQIGQCVVFLDEAEHLFGAREHTAKSAHAEDRKVTSEFLAQFTRDDREAIVVSATNRPGDIDRAILRPGRLTAHFEVGLPDEEARHAILKTHLDGIPASVSGDEFAALARHTDGLTGADLANLVGQARRSAAHRNARTVTREDFPSEDALEELSAELAAENETDQLPETDADSDVDTVDPTKAKAGIRADDATGQGTEGPTRGYQ, from the coding sequence ATGTCAATCAACATCCTCAATCCCACCGGCGTAGACGTCGCGACCATTCTCGGCGTGCTACTCGTCGTCGACCTCGCATACGCAGTATTCCGCTCCTGGGACCAGTTTCCGACCTACGGCAGGAAGGGCAGGGTCATCGAAGCGGTTCTACTCACGACGCCCATCACCTGGTGGTTCTTTGCTCATGCTTCCCGGACTGGCGATTCACTTGGAAACTATCAGGGGGCGCTCCTATTGGCCTTCATCGCGATATCACTCGTTTTTATTCTATGGAGGATCACCGGCAGAGCGCTCTATCCTCCGATTGCGGCAGGGTGGTTGTTTACGATTCCAGGGCTGCTTATTATCCATATTGTCGGAGGGTCCATCGGAGCGGTTGCCCCGGTGCTGGACGCCAGCATGAGCGATTACCTCGACGCCACCATATGGGAGTTAGCGATGGCGGGCGGAGCGTACATAGCGCTCAGTTTCATCGACAACCAACCCGAGAAAGATCAGTTCGACCTCTTGAATCCTCAGTGGGACGACTCGCTCCCTACGAAATCGGCGTCGGGGGCCGTCTCGACTAGTCGTAGTTCTAACACACCCCCCGCCGGGCAGAACACGTATGGCCACGGGGCTACCGGAGTGCACAACTCGGAATCGAAGAACCACAGGTCACGGCCGTGGCTTTCTGACTTGACGTATGACTGGCGACATTCGGAGACATCGTTCGATGATATCGGCGGATACTACGACCTCAAATACGCCCTCCGCGAGGACGTACTCAAGCCACTGCGAGCGGCACAGACGGGGGGTGACCCTTTCTCACGGTTCGGTGTCGAACCGGAGCGAGGCATCCTCCTGTATGGCCCGCCGGGGACGGGAAAGACGATGTTCGCGAGAGCGCTCGCCGGGGAACTGGACATTCCATTCGTCGAGCTGTCGCCGGCGGACGTGACGAGCATGTGGATCAACGAAAGTAGCGACCAGGTCAAGACACTGTTCAGCGAGGCCGACCAGATCGGGCAGTGTGTCGTCTTCCTCGATGAGGCTGAACATCTCTTCGGCGCTCGCGAGCACACGGCGAAGAGCGCCCATGCCGAGGATCGAAAGGTCACGAGCGAGTTCCTCGCGCAATTCACTCGGGATGACCGCGAAGCGATTGTGGTGTCGGCGACGAATCGGCCGGGCGATATCGACCGGGCGATTCTCCGACCGGGTCGCCTAACGGCGCACTTCGAGGTCGGGCTCCCCGACGAGGAGGCTCGCCACGCGATTCTCAAGACCCATCTCGACGGCATTCCCGCGTCGGTCTCGGGCGATGAGTTCGCGGCGCTTGCCCGCCACACCGACGGATTGACCGGCGCAGATCTCGCAAACCTCGTGGGACAGGCTCGGCGAAGTGCGGCACATCGAAATGCGCGAACAGTTACCCGCGAGGACTTCCCCTCGGAGGACGCCCTCGAGGAGCTGTCGGCGGAGTTGGCGGCGGAGAATGAGACTGACCAACTCCCGGAAACCGACGCCGATTCGGATGTTGATACTGTGGACCCGACGAAAGCGAAAGCGGGCATCCGAGCGGACGACGCGACCGGACAGGGAACCGAAGGCCCAACTCGCGGTTACCAGTAG